Proteins from one Methanocalculus alkaliphilus genomic window:
- a CDS encoding pseudaminic acid biosynthesis-associated methylase, producing the protein MKNDYLTEQELFWAGDFGSEYIKRNQGEELLASNIAFFCQALCNAEKPKTCIEFGANIGMNLKALKLLYPQQKQYAIEINKDAVDELQSLLPPENIFHTSILDYKPEVVYDLTMIKGVLIHINPDYLSQVYEKLYQSTGKYLLISEYYNPSPVQIPYRGHNERLFKRDFCGEILDTYSDLRLIDYGFVYHRDPNYPQDDINWFLLKREY; encoded by the coding sequence ATGAAAAACGATTATCTAACAGAGCAGGAGTTATTCTGGGCCGGAGATTTTGGATCAGAGTATATAAAACGAAATCAGGGTGAAGAGTTATTGGCATCAAATATTGCTTTTTTTTGTCAAGCGTTATGTAATGCAGAAAAACCGAAAACCTGCATTGAGTTTGGAGCAAATATTGGTATGAATCTCAAAGCTCTCAAACTTCTCTATCCACAACAAAAGCAATATGCTATTGAAATTAACAAAGATGCAGTTGATGAATTACAATCACTTCTTCCACCAGAGAATATTTTTCATACATCAATACTCGATTATAAACCAGAAGTAGTTTACGATTTAACAATGATTAAGGGAGTTTTAATTCATATTAATCCAGATTATTTATCTCAAGTGTATGAAAAATTATATCAATCAACCGGAAAATATCTGCTGATAAGTGAATATTATAACCCAAGTCCAGTCCAAATACCATACAGGGGTCATAATGAACGCTTATTTAAACGTGATTTCTGTGGTGAGATCCTTGATACTTATTCTGATCTTAGACTTATTGATTATGGATTTGTCTATCATCGAGATCCCAACTATCCTCAGGATGACATTAACTGGTTTTTATTGAAAAGGGAGTATTGA
- a CDS encoding N-acetyl sugar amidotransferase: protein MITYCRQCVMPSTKPDIQLDAEGVCSACRNYEHRKEIDWEGRKNELQKILDKYRNADGSNWDCIVPVSGGKDSTYQVIRVLQLGMNPLCVTSTTCDLSSIGRKNIENLKQLGVDYVEFSPNPNIRAKLNRIGLEQVGDISWPEHVGIFTIPVRVAVQFNIPLIIWGENSQNEYGGPAAAAESNTLTRRWLEEFGGLLGLRVSDVAGIENIKNHHLIPYTYPSDDELARVGVTGLFLGYYLPWDGLSNAIISQAYGMTTYHKTVEGSMVSYENLDNHQTGIHDYFKFLKFGFGRATDLVCMHVRRGRLTRQDALEIVKQHDGMFPWEYLGKSLEEILRPLDLDVEEFITICDKFTNKKIFQLDKSGNLKKDKRGNLIKVNYDNT from the coding sequence ATGATAACCTACTGCCGTCAATGTGTGATGCCAAGCACCAAACCGGATATCCAGCTTGATGCTGAAGGTGTATGTAGTGCCTGCCGAAACTATGAACACCGTAAGGAAATAGATTGGGAAGGTAGAAAGAATGAGTTACAAAAAATCCTGGATAAATACCGCAATGCAGATGGGAGTAACTGGGATTGCATTGTTCCCGTGAGTGGTGGGAAAGATAGCACATACCAGGTTATTCGAGTCCTCCAGCTGGGAATGAATCCTCTTTGTGTTACTTCGACAACATGCGATCTATCAAGTATCGGCAGAAAAAATATTGAGAATTTAAAACAATTGGGTGTGGATTATGTTGAATTCTCTCCAAATCCAAATATTCGAGCCAAACTCAATAGAATCGGTCTTGAGCAGGTAGGGGACATTTCCTGGCCAGAGCACGTGGGTATCTTTACCATTCCTGTTAGAGTGGCAGTCCAATTTAATATTCCTCTTATCATTTGGGGAGAAAATTCTCAGAATGAATATGGTGGTCCTGCAGCTGCTGCTGAAAGTAATACATTAACCCGAAGATGGCTTGAAGAATTTGGAGGGCTACTTGGGTTACGAGTTTCCGATGTAGCGGGTATAGAAAATATTAAGAACCACCATCTTATTCCGTATACATACCCCTCTGATGATGAACTTGCCCGAGTAGGTGTGACAGGTCTATTCCTTGGATATTACCTTCCTTGGGATGGATTGTCCAATGCTATTATCTCTCAGGCTTATGGGATGACTACGTACCATAAAACTGTTGAAGGATCAATGGTCAGCTATGAAAATTTGGATAACCATCAAACAGGTATACATGATTACTTCAAATTTTTAAAATTCGGTTTTGGTCGAGCAACAGATTTGGTCTGCATGCACGTCAGACGTGGACGTTTGACACGACAGGATGCATTAGAGATTGTTAAACAACATGATGGTATGTTTCCTTGGGAGTACCTTGGAAAATCTTTAGAGGAGATTCTACGGCCCCTTGATCTGGATGTTGAGGAATTCATTACAATTTGTGATAAATTTACCAATAAAAAAATATTCCAGCTAGACAAATCCGGTAATTTAAAGAAAGACAAACGAGGCAATCTTATAAAAGTCAATTATGATAATACATGA
- a CDS encoding radical SAM/SPASM domain-containing protein — MRPFPRVVRIEPASACNLRCSHCPTGTVQMTRGVLKWDDFLIILNQIKKYSNDIKVLVLYHGGEPFLNPHFFKMVSLLRKVCPEAMIKTVTNGMLLNDDNIHNLIDCGLDEIEFSLDGTSPGENNFIRRNSDFHIIKDNIHKLIQIKKKQNCNLPNIWIATTQFIYHHDQMKEDAPIPDYLQKEFFEGIQGFKSTFAMRWPDMVVDDKLFNVLSDPDSNEATECDHVLNTITIRWNGDVVPCCYDLTSQLVMGNILEDDLVEIWNNESYAKLIEGIKRRKLNRLCNKCNTLTDTAYLLLKSTE; from the coding sequence ATGAGACCATTTCCAAGAGTTGTTCGGATTGAGCCTGCAAGTGCTTGTAATCTTCGTTGCTCTCATTGCCCGACTGGAACTGTTCAGATGACGCGTGGGGTTTTAAAATGGGATGATTTTTTAATTATCCTGAATCAAATAAAAAAATACTCCAACGATATAAAAGTATTGGTTTTATATCACGGTGGTGAACCTTTTTTAAACCCCCACTTTTTTAAAATGGTTTCATTATTGCGGAAGGTCTGTCCAGAAGCAATGATTAAAACTGTAACAAATGGTATGTTATTAAATGATGATAATATCCACAATTTAATAGATTGTGGGCTAGATGAAATTGAATTTTCATTAGATGGAACAAGTCCTGGTGAAAATAATTTTATTCGTAGAAACTCGGATTTTCATATAATAAAAGATAATATACATAAACTCATTCAAATTAAAAAAAAACAAAATTGTAATTTGCCAAACATTTGGATTGCCACTACTCAATTTATCTATCATCATGATCAAATGAAAGAAGATGCCCCTATTCCAGATTATCTTCAGAAAGAATTTTTTGAGGGAATTCAGGGTTTTAAAAGCACATTTGCAATGCGATGGCCAGATATGGTTGTTGATGACAAATTATTTAACGTTTTATCAGATCCAGACAGTAATGAAGCAACCGAATGCGATCATGTATTAAATACAATTACAATTCGATGGAATGGAGATGTAGTGCCATGTTGTTACGATCTTACAAGCCAATTAGTTATGGGAAACATTCTAGAGGATGATCTTGTTGAAATATGGAACAATGAGAGTTATGCGAAATTAATTGAGGGAATTAAGAGGAGGAAATTGAATAGGTTATGCAATAAGTGCAACACACTGACTGATACTGCCTATCTATTGTTAAAGTCTACAGAGTAA
- the hisH gene encoding imidazole glycerol phosphate synthase subunit HisH produces MIAIINLGISNLGSLQNALKKVGEKSTITNEPDQLTGVSRIILPGVGSFYDAISLLNKHGLGKAIQDAVMKEKIPILGICLGMQLLATQGTEGGMIQGLDLIPGNVIHLKQIGCNERVPHAGWNDVMVTNQHCPLLNNIPNGSDFYFIHSYTFQPTDDQHIFAKTDYGVSFSSVVGKGSIWGTQFHPEKSSKAGLQLLKNFVEL; encoded by the coding sequence ATGATTGCTATTATAAACTTGGGTATTTCAAATCTAGGCTCATTACAAAATGCCTTAAAAAAGGTAGGTGAGAAAAGTACAATCACCAATGAACCTGATCAGTTAACCGGGGTGTCGCGTATAATTTTACCCGGAGTAGGGAGTTTTTATGATGCAATATCCTTATTAAATAAACACGGATTGGGGAAAGCCATCCAAGATGCAGTTATGAAAGAAAAAATTCCAATTCTTGGAATCTGCCTTGGTATGCAATTACTTGCCACTCAAGGAACAGAGGGTGGAATGATTCAAGGTCTAGATTTAATCCCTGGGAATGTTATTCACCTGAAACAAATTGGGTGCAATGAGCGTGTTCCTCATGCAGGGTGGAACGATGTCATGGTAACAAACCAACATTGCCCACTTCTAAATAATATTCCCAATGGCTCGGATTTTTACTTTATTCATAGCTATACATTCCAACCAACTGATGATCAACACATATTTGCCAAAACAGATTATGGGGTTTCTTTTTCATCAGTTGTCGGCAAAGGATCGATTTGGGGGACTCAGTTTCATCCCGAAAAAAGTTCAAAAGCAGGATTACAGCTTCTAAAAAACTTTGTGGAATTATAA
- the hisF gene encoding imidazole glycerol phosphate synthase subunit HisF encodes MLKVRIIPTLLWKGTGLVKGIGFDSWRYIGSVLPAIKVYNLRDVDELILVDITANGESREPDYESIKGFASECTVPFTVGGGITKINHITKLLSSGADKVVINTAAYMKQDFIKEAAIRFGSQCIVASIDYKVLQEGVYRCCSCSGTVVTQIDPVLWAQKLEKMGVGEILVTSIDRDGTMQGYDLPLIKRIVDAVDVPVIASGGAGNYEDMRRAIQDCGASAVAAASMFHFTQQSPAEAKSYLSDAGLPIRKNFKE; translated from the coding sequence ATGTTAAAGGTACGGATAATCCCAACGCTTCTTTGGAAAGGTACTGGTCTTGTGAAGGGGATTGGTTTTGATAGCTGGCGCTATATTGGATCTGTCCTGCCTGCTATAAAGGTTTATAATCTCCGGGATGTTGACGAGTTGATACTTGTTGATATTACAGCAAATGGAGAATCCCGAGAACCAGATTATGAATCAATAAAAGGTTTTGCGTCTGAATGCACTGTTCCTTTCACAGTTGGTGGAGGTATAACGAAAATCAATCATATTACAAAACTTCTATCTTCCGGTGCAGATAAGGTTGTTATTAATACTGCCGCTTATATGAAACAGGATTTTATTAAAGAAGCTGCAATTCGTTTTGGATCACAATGTATTGTCGCAAGTATTGATTATAAGGTACTTCAAGAAGGAGTATATCGTTGCTGTAGTTGTTCAGGAACTGTTGTTACACAAATTGATCCTGTTTTATGGGCCCAGAAATTAGAAAAAATGGGTGTAGGAGAAATATTGGTGACATCAATTGACCGAGATGGGACAATGCAGGGTTATGATCTACCTCTAATAAAACGCATTGTTGACGCAGTTGATGTTCCGGTTATTGCATCGGGAGGTGCAGGAAATTATGAAGACATGCGCAGAGCAATTCAGGACTGTGGAGCCTCTGCTGTTGCAGCTGCGAGTATGTTTCATTTTACCCAGCAATCGCCTGCAGAGGCGAAGTCTTATTTATCAGATGCAGGACTCCCCATTCGAAAAAATTTTAAAGAGTGA